Proteins from a genomic interval of Kitasatospora herbaricolor:
- the kynU gene encoding kynureninase — MSIGPDDTRLSGGRPGTTRAQCEALDAADPLAGFRADFTLPEKGVYLDGNSLGALPVRTAERVREVVEEEWGRELIRSWNDAGWFEQPYRLGGRIAPLVGAAAGQVVVCDTTSVNLFKVLAAALRLRPGRHTVLGDGAAFPTDLYIAEGVTSLAGGARSVLLPSTGAEELERHLDGDVAAVVLSHVDYRTGELLDMAAITAQVRAAGALMIWDVCHSVGALPVELDACGADFAVGCTYKYLNGGPGSPAFLYVAERHQSAAEQPLSGWFGHARPFAFEPAYAPTGGIGRFLTSSPSLLGQAALGAGLDVWERADLRAVRAKSLALTDLFISLVEPLDGIEVVTPREHDRRGSQVALRHRDGYPVVQALIERGVIGDFRAPDLMRFGFTPLYVSYTQVWDAAQQLAEVLESGEWREERFNRRGAVT; from the coding sequence GTGAGCATCGGACCCGACGACACCCGGCTCTCCGGCGGCCGGCCCGGCACCACCCGGGCGCAGTGCGAGGCCCTGGACGCGGCGGACCCGCTGGCGGGGTTCCGCGCCGACTTCACCCTGCCCGAGAAGGGCGTCTACCTGGACGGCAACTCGCTCGGCGCGCTGCCGGTGCGGACCGCGGAGCGGGTCCGCGAGGTGGTCGAGGAGGAGTGGGGCCGCGAGCTCATCCGCAGCTGGAACGACGCCGGCTGGTTCGAGCAGCCGTACCGCCTGGGCGGCCGGATCGCGCCGCTGGTCGGGGCGGCCGCCGGCCAGGTGGTGGTCTGCGACACCACCTCGGTGAACCTCTTCAAGGTGCTCGCGGCGGCCCTGCGGCTGCGGCCCGGCCGGCACACGGTGCTCGGCGACGGCGCGGCCTTCCCCACCGACCTCTACATCGCCGAGGGCGTGACCTCTCTGGCCGGGGGCGCTCGCAGCGTCCTGCTGCCCTCGACCGGCGCCGAGGAGCTGGAGCGGCACCTGGACGGCGACGTCGCGGCCGTCGTCCTCTCCCATGTCGACTACCGCACCGGCGAGTTGCTGGACATGGCGGCCATCACGGCCCAGGTCCGGGCGGCCGGCGCCCTGATGATCTGGGACGTCTGCCACTCGGTGGGCGCGCTGCCGGTCGAACTGGACGCCTGCGGAGCCGACTTCGCGGTCGGCTGCACCTACAAGTACCTGAACGGCGGCCCGGGCTCCCCCGCCTTCCTGTACGTCGCCGAGCGCCACCAGAGCGCCGCCGAGCAGCCGCTGAGCGGCTGGTTCGGACACGCCCGCCCGTTCGCCTTCGAGCCGGCGTACGCGCCGACCGGCGGCATCGGACGCTTCCTGACCAGCTCGCCCTCCCTGCTGGGGCAGGCCGCGCTGGGCGCCGGACTCGACGTCTGGGAGCGGGCCGACCTGCGGGCCGTCCGGGCCAAGAGCCTGGCCCTGACCGACCTGTTCATCTCGCTGGTCGAACCGCTGGACGGCATCGAGGTGGTGACGCCGCGCGAGCACGACCGCCGGGGCAGCCAGGTCGCGCTGCGGCACCGGGACGGGTACCCGGTGGTGCAGGCGCTGATCGAGCGCGGGGTGATCGGCGACTTCCGGGCCCCCGACCTGATGCGCTTCGGGTTCACGCCGCTGTACGTCTCGTACACGCAGGTCTGGGACGCGGCACAGCAGTTGGCCGAGGTGCTGGAGTCCGGCGAGTGGCGCGAGGAGCGCTTCAACCGGCGCGGCGCGGTGACCTAG